In Leptospira fletcheri, the genomic window ATCCAATCCACTAAGAACGGATCTTCATGTTCGCTTAACAACCACACCAATTTGGTCGAATCGACTCGGTCTTTGAATTTTCCGGAAGAGATCAGGCTGATTGCGGAAGAAATTCCGTTATCGGTCGCAAACAGGAGGGTTTTTCCGGTGTTAGGCCAGGTTTCGTTACCGGCGAATTTTCCCCAGGGACCCGAGAATTCGAAATCGGCTCCGATCGGGCATTCGGAAAGATGATTGGATACGCGACCTCGGTGTACTTTTCTAATCAGAAGTTCGAATCGATTTTGATCGGAATCTTTCGAAAAGATAGTGTAGGCTCTCTTGAGTTTCTTTCCTTCCTCACCCGCGTCCAGACCGGAATTCAAAATGACATATTGTCCTCCGCAGAAATTCAGAGGGTTATCCTTCGGTAAGGAGAACGAATACAAATCGTATCCTGAACCTATCGGAATTCTGGATTCCAGAGTCGCTTTTTTGGGAGGAGTCGCCACGAACGATTACCCGGGATAGATTTCGTGCACCAAATCGTGCATTTCTTCGAGATCGTTAAACAATACATTCAAATTTCGGAATGTACTTTTCAGTTCCAGCTCCACTTTCTTGGTCAGGATAAGAAGGGATCTGTAATATGAAAGTTTCGGATCCGTCGGACCTAAACTCGCGATTTTTTCCTCCAGTTCCGTCAGACTGCCTTCGTAAAAACGCATCAGTGACTGGAAGTCTTTGGCTTCGGATAGGCTCCGGATCGGTCCCGGAGTCGCTATCACGTTTTGTCCGATTTCGTTGATTTCGTGGATGCGAACCGCTTCATCCTGAAGACCCAATATGTTCATCATTCCCAATCTTAATGCGGCTATCTCGTGGCAGGCCATGATTCCTCTCCTATTGCATGATCGAATCCACTAATCTGGATACGATTTTGTCGTTTAATAAATGATCCTGTACTATCTCCGGGGCGTCAGGTTCCTGCACCCCTTGGTACCAGATTCCATCCGGGTAAATCACGAGAGAAGGTCCCTCTCCGCAACGACCCAAGCAGGATACTCTAGTTACCCTGAAATCCTTCTGCTTTCCCGAATTCTTAATTTCGGACCTCAGCCTTGCGATCAGACTGCCACTTCCCTTGTGTGCACAATCTATATTATCACAGACTAATACGTGTTTTTTCAGGTTCGGGTGTGGATAAGCGTGAGGAGCGGCTTGGGAATGAGTCTCCATATGTCGCACGCTCCATAAAAGCGCTTTAAGTCCTCCGACTTTATCGGTAAGGCCGGGAAGTTTTTCCCTATACTCGCAGGTGGCGCAAGGGAGACGACCGGTCCCAAGAATCGCTTCCCGAATTCTTTCATCCAGGATCTCGTGGACGATACGATCGGAACCGAAATGTCCTGCGATCATAGTGCGGATCCACGGATAGTTCGTTGAGAAGGAAGACAAACGCTCGGACGCTACCGTGATCAGCTTTCCTCCGAAGAGGAAATAGGGAAGAACCAGTATCCTTTCCGGACGGAGTTTTGCGGCGATTTCAAGGCTATCCTGGAGCTGAGGTTTCGTTATTCCGATGAAAGTAGGCATAACGAAATGATAATAGTTGGATTCCTCGAAGAGCCGAACTACTTTATAAAAATCTGAATTGGCATCCGCATCCGAAGATCCTCTTCCGACCACCAAGACCGCGGTTTTCTCGGGACGACTTTCCGTCCTCTTGAGCGCCTCCCGGGTTCGTAGGTGGAGCAGCTCCAGCATTTTAGGATGGACTCCGATGGCGCTGGAGGGGAGAAATTCCGTATTCGGAAATTGTCGGCTGACCTCGTCCAGTACCAACGGAATGTCGTTTTTGGTATGTCCGGCGGAAAAGAGGAAGAGAGGAACAACGACGATCCTGGAACAGGATTTGGCGAATTCGTTTAACGCGGATTTGAAATCCGGGGCGGCCAATTCTATATAGGCGCCGCGAACTTCCAAGTCCGGCCTTCTTGAGGAATAATCGGAAACGAATCTTTCGAATTCCTCGTTCGAGCCGGGTTCACGGCTTCCGTGACCGACGATCAGAACGCCGGTCCGACTCGAAGAGGATCCGTTCACGGCTTCGCAAATCTCCAACGAGTGTCCGCTTTCCGAAAGAGAAAGAATACGGATAAGCTAAACCAAAAGGCCGCGTTTACCGCTAAGCTGGAATAGAAAAAGCGCGTCTCCAATTCCAAAGGCGCCGTACTATTATGGGATTGCGCCGGAGTTCCTAGAAAGAAAGGAAAAGAGGCGATCAAAATTCCTGCTGCGAATGCAGGAAGTCGTTTCCAAAAAGCGATTCCGGTTTTGGAAACTAGAAAGGAAGTCGCTAAAATTCCGAGAAGAGAACAAAAGACGGATCCGGACCACCAAAAGCGCCGAGCGGAAAACGACTCTTCCGCACCCGCATTGCCGGGCAATTCCGGAGGAGTTCCAAACGCTGGAATTCCGTGAAAGACGGCGAATCCGAGGAAGCCGAAAAGAAGAACGGATTTAAAAGAGAAGTCGGGACGGAAGTCGCCGGAATTGCCGCGTAAAAGATTCAGGATTCCGGAAAAAAGAGCGCTTAAAATTCCGAAACCCGATCCTAACAAAGCGCAACCCAGTACGGTCGGTACGAATTGGTGTATGAAATTTTTATTTATGTCGGTTTCCGAAGCGCTTCTACTGTGGAGGGTCGCTGCTCCGTGGGAATGGCTATGCCCATCCTCATAAAGTTCCGCTTCCCAAATGAGTGGGCTGGTGATAAAAAGAAATAAAATTCCCCAAAGGACACCGGCTCCGATCCCCGCCCAAAACCCTCTTTTACAGAGGGCGAGTAGGGACATTGGGTCGTTTAATGGCACGGAAATCCTGCTGCGTGACGGAGATCGTGGAAAGTATCGTGAACCGCTTGCATCGGTTCCAAAGCCACGATATAAATCGCCCCGAACGCAAAAAGCGAAATGCCGAAAATCAGAAACAAAGAGTTCCAATTGGCTGATATTCTCTGGAGTGAATTTTGAAGAAGGCTTACTGTGCGCATTTAAGTTCTCCCGAAGAGTATTAAAATGGTTTTTTGCATATGTACGATCCGTAAAAAGAATCGTTCAATGTCGTTTTTGTTCTGAGTTGTTTTTTCACGGAAAACAGCCTTAAAGCCGAAGCTGATTCTCGTTCAGGGTTTTTTAGGGCGTCTTCTGACTCGAGTTCATCCTACTCGGAGCGTCTTCCCAGATTTCTCCAGTGACATATTGCTCCTTTTGTCCCTCTTACAGCGGCGGTACCGTGATGGAATTTCACCATCTTCCACAAACGCGAGGCGTTTGCGTGCCTAAAACAAACTATCCGAGACTCTAGACTAATTCGAATCTTTGGATTTTGCATACAACTTTTTTGCCTTCCTGCCAAAAAAGAGTCGCTTTTCCCTTTAAACGGACTCCTTGGTCAGTATTTGATACTCAATGAAAATCTAATGTTTCTTGGCATAACCGGATGAGTTAGAATGTCGTTATAACCCCCGCTGTCCGGACCGGGGGCTTCGTTTTTCAATAATGTCGGATAATAATATTGGACCTGACTTGCGGGTGTATTCGTCAGGTTGAAGACGTCCAACTGGATGGAACAGGAATCGCCTATGTGTTTTCCGATTTGAAGGTTCCAGAGAGTGCTCGGAGCCGATCGTACCCAGTCGCTTTCGATCAAAGCTCTGGGGCCGAAATAGCGTACACGAATCGATCCGAAAAATTCCCAGCGATCGAAGCTGATTCCGGCGGCGAACACCTTGCCTATGGCTTGTGGAACGTAATTCCCGATCGGATCGTATTTTCTGTATTTCGCCTTCGAAATCGAAACGTCTAGATCTACCGTCAACCAGGAGGAGAGAGAATAGAGATTGGACCATTCGACACCTTTTCGCGTACTGGGACGACTGGGGCTGGTGGTACCGTCATCTCCCGAGTAGACTAATTCTGAGTCTAAATCCAATCTCCAGAAAACCAAAGAGGATTGTAGTCCCGGAAGAATCATGGTTTTCATTCCTACTTCGCTTCCTCCGGTTCTTGCAATAGGACTTACTGTGGTATACGGAAGTAAGAGACCTTTCGCATCGTTGCTATGAAAACCGTAACCTCCGTTCAGATAAAAATCGAACCCTTTCCAAGGGCCGAGATTCAAACCCGCTTTCGGGTTGGTCGTCTGTGCCCGCCGGATCGTGCTTCTATTCGTTAAATCGTCAGCGACGTTGAAAAAGAATGTATCGTTTCGTACTCCCGCAAAGGCCTTGATCTTGTTCGTAAAGGAAATCCTATTTTCATAATATACGGATGCGGAGCTTTCGATGACCCGATCCAATGTTATCCTTTCCAGCCTGGATCTTGCCTGGGTGTGATAAAGTCCCGTGTGGATATAATCCCTTCTGAACTGTACTCCGACCGTGTTTTCGGACTTGAAAGAGCCGAGGAAGAGGGTTCGACTGTAGGAAGCCTTCCCCCCTCCTATGGATCGCCGATCCTTTTGTTCGACCTGGTCCCCGTTTACGGGATCGTTTAGAAAAAAAGTGAAATCGGAAAACAGGTCGAGGTCGTAATACGTTCCGTACAAAAGCGCCTTCATCTCCGAATTCGCCGTCTTTTTGTGGGCTTCGGCGGTAAAGCTCGCTCTTCGGGAATGTCCTCCATCATTCGGATCCTCCGCATCGTACCGGTTCAATCCTCCTGCATCCGCGTTCAACCAGGATCTTCCTATTTTCAGGGCTCTTTGCGGAATCTGATTCGTAGCATGCCAAGAGCCTCTATATCCGGAAAATTGGACGGACATCCCTTCCGAAGCGTCTCCGAGACTATAACCCAAAAAGGAATTCAATTTATTATAACGATCCGGAATGGTCCAAGGGCCGTTGTAATGGGAATATTCCCCCGCATACAAGAGATTTCCGGATCCGATCCTTTTCGATTCGGCAAAAACCGTACGCTTGAAGCCGAGACTCCCTCCCTCGATCTTGATCAGACTTTTGGGAAGAGACTTGAAATAATTCATCCGCATTGCGCCTGCCGAAGAAAAATCCCCTTCTTCGACATGATAGACTCCTTTCTTATATTCGATTTCCCGGACTAGTTCCGGGATAATGAAATTCAAATCCGTATAGCCTTGCCCGTGAGCGTGGCTCGGATTATTGATCGGAACTCCGTCGATGCTCGATGCGAAATCGGTTCCATGATCCAGATTGAATCCTCTCAAAAAAAACTGGTTGGCTTTTCCTCCTCCACTGTGTTGAGTTACGATCACTCCGGGTATGGCTTCGGCGAGTTCTCCCACGTTTTGGATGGGTCTAGCCTTTAATCTTTGCGAATCGATCCTGCCCTCGCTGGCGGATCTGGAATCCGCCTTGCCTCGGACCGTAATTCCTTCGTTCTTTGCGTTTGTTTGTCTAGAAGAATCGCTTTTGGCCGGAAGTTTGGATTTTT contains:
- a CDS encoding CbtB domain-containing protein, whose amino-acid sequence is MRTVSLLQNSLQRISANWNSLFLIFGISLFAFGAIYIVALEPMQAVHDTFHDLRHAAGFPCH
- a CDS encoding TonB-dependent receptor yields the protein MQVHFRRFAVALAFFLPLQIAFSETEIEEKSKLPAKSDSSRQTNAKNEGITVRGKADSRSASEGRIDSQRLKARPIQNVGELAEAIPGVIVTQHSGGGKANQFFLRGFNLDHGTDFASSIDGVPINNPSHAHGQGYTDLNFIIPELVREIEYKKGVYHVEEGDFSSAGAMRMNYFKSLPKSLIKIEGGSLGFKRTVFAESKRIGSGNLLYAGEYSHYNGPWTIPDRYNKLNSFLGYSLGDASEGMSVQFSGYRGSWHATNQIPQRALKIGRSWLNADAGGLNRYDAEDPNDGGHSRRASFTAEAHKKTANSEMKALLYGTYYDLDLFSDFTFFLNDPVNGDQVEQKDRRSIGGGKASYSRTLFLGSFKSENTVGVQFRRDYIHTGLYHTQARSRLERITLDRVIESSASVYYENRISFTNKIKAFAGVRNDTFFFNVADDLTNRSTIRRAQTTNPKAGLNLGPWKGFDFYLNGGYGFHSNDAKGLLLPYTTVSPIARTGGSEVGMKTMILPGLQSSLVFWRLDLDSELVYSGDDGTTSPSRPSTRKGVEWSNLYSLSSWLTVDLDVSISKAKYRKYDPIGNYVPQAIGKVFAAGISFDRWEFFGSIRVRYFGPRALIESDWVRSAPSTLWNLQIGKHIGDSCSIQLDVFNLTNTPASQVQYYYPTLLKNEAPGPDSGGYNDILTHPVMPRNIRFSLSIKY
- a CDS encoding CbiX/SirB N-terminal domain-containing protein translates to MNGSSSSRTGVLIVGHGSREPGSNEEFERFVSDYSSRRPDLEVRGAYIELAAPDFKSALNEFAKSCSRIVVVPLFLFSAGHTKNDIPLVLDEVSRQFPNTEFLPSSAIGVHPKMLELLHLRTREALKRTESRPEKTAVLVVGRGSSDADANSDFYKVVRLFEESNYYHFVMPTFIGITKPQLQDSLEIAAKLRPERILVLPYFLFGGKLITVASERLSSFSTNYPWIRTMIAGHFGSDRIVHEILDERIREAILGTGRLPCATCEYREKLPGLTDKVGGLKALLWSVRHMETHSQAAPHAYPHPNLKKHVLVCDNIDCAHKGSGSLIARLRSEIKNSGKQKDFRVTRVSCLGRCGEGPSLVIYPDGIWYQGVQEPDAPEIVQDHLLNDKIVSRLVDSIMQ
- a CDS encoding DUF3209 family protein — its product is MACHEIAALRLGMMNILGLQDEAVRIHEINEIGQNVIATPGPIRSLSEAKDFQSLMRFYEGSLTELEEKIASLGPTDPKLSYYRSLLILTKKVELELKSTFRNLNVLFNDLEEMHDLVHEIYPG
- a CDS encoding FAD-binding oxidoreductase, with product MATPPKKATLESRIPIGSGYDLYSFSLPKDNPLNFCGGQYVILNSGLDAGEEGKKLKRAYTIFSKDSDQNRFELLIRKVHRGRVSNHLSECPIGADFEFSGPWGKFAGNETWPNTGKTLLFATDNGISSAISLISSGKFKDRVDSTKLVWLLSEHEDPFLVDWIREERIGNATGVEFVPVRSTGDSWSVDSALSFVRWILNAGDSYSNFFLSGNGRILDEIASFLETKGIGRETIGSESYFRQEELKEDRTRTEV
- a CDS encoding CbtA family protein, whose amino-acid sequence is MSLLALCKRGFWAGIGAGVLWGILFLFITSPLIWEAELYEDGHSHSHGAATLHSRSASETDINKNFIHQFVPTVLGCALLGSGFGILSALFSGILNLLRGNSGDFRPDFSFKSVLLFGFLGFAVFHGIPAFGTPPELPGNAGAEESFSARRFWWSGSVFCSLLGILATSFLVSKTGIAFWKRLPAFAAGILIASFPFFLGTPAQSHNSTAPLELETRFFYSSLAVNAAFWFSLSVFFLFRKADTRWRFAKP